Proteins from one Triticum aestivum cultivar Chinese Spring chromosome 7A, IWGSC CS RefSeq v2.1, whole genome shotgun sequence genomic window:
- the LOC123152050 gene encoding phosphoserine phosphatase, chloroplastic isoform X1, with protein sequence MLSPAVPGVHGMASSISARTSARHTLSVSPLSSVRSAQTSQLAIRAANPLFPCAKLSQARAVVAAPMKVSKHPSSSCLANRQPSKEVLETWRSADAVCFDVDSTVCLDEGIDELADFCGAGQAVAEWTTKAMTGTVPFEEALAARISLIKPSLSQVQDCLEKRPPRISPGIADLIKTLIANNTEVFLVSGGFRQMIEPVAFELGIPTENIIANRLLFGTSGEYAGFDTTEPTSRSGGKAVAVQQIRQDRGYKTLVMIGDGATDLEAWQPGGADLFICYAGVQMREAVAAKADWTVFEFQELISELPQLNTSQ encoded by the exons ATGCTGTCGCCGGCCGTGC CAGGTGTGCATGGTATGGCCAGTTCAATCAGTGCACGCACCAGCGCACGGCATACTCTGTCGGTTTCTCCATTATCTTCAGTTCGATCAGCACAGACTTCACAGTTAGCGATAAGAGCTGCAAACCCACTCTTCCCTTGTGCCAAACTCTCTCAAGCTCGTGCCGTGGTGGCAGCACCAATGAAGGTCTCCAAGCACCCTTCCTCTTCTTGTTTAGCCAACCGCCAGCCTTCAAAAG AGGTTCTTGAGACATGGCGCAGTGCCGATGCGGTGTGCTTCGATGTGGATAGCACTGTATGCTTGGATGAGGGTATTGATGAGCTTGCTGATTTCTGTGGGGCTGGGCAGGCAGTAGCTGAGTGGACGACAAA GGCAATGACAGGGACCGTTCCATTTGAAGAGGCTCTTGCTGCCCGGATTTCGTTAATCAAGCCATCTCTGTCCCAAGTTCAGGACTGTTTGGAGAAGAGGCCACCCAG GATTTCTCCTGGAATCGCTGATTTGATTAAAACGTTAATAGCTAATAATACTGAAGTGTTCCTTGTGTCAGGAGGTTTCAGACAAATGATTGAG CCTGTGGCATTTGAGCTTGGCATTCCTACTGAAAACATCATAGCGAACAGACTGCTATTTGGTACATCCGGAGAGTATGCTGGATTTGATACCACAGAACCCACTTCTCGAAGTGGGGGTAAAGCAGTAGCAGTGCAACAAATAAGACAG GATCGTGGTTACAAGACGCTGGTTATGATTGGAGATGGTGCAACTGATCTTGAG GCTTGGCAACCTGGTGGAGCAGACTTGTTCATCTGTTACGCCGGTGTCCAGATGAGAGAAGCAGTTGCAGCCAAAGCTGACTGGACCGTCTTTGAATTTCAAGAGCTAATTTCTGAATTGCCGCAGTTAAATACCTCACAGTGA
- the LOC123152050 gene encoding phosphoserine phosphatase, chloroplastic isoform X3 — protein MASSISARTSARHTLSVSPLSSVRSAQTSQLAIRAANPLFPCAKLSQARAVVAAPMKVSKHPSSSCLANRQPSKEVLETWRSADAVCFDVDSTVCLDEGIDELADFCGAGQAVAEWTTKAMTGTVPFEEALAARISLIKPSLSQVQDCLEKRPPRISPGIADLIKTLIANNTEVFLVSGGFRQMIEPVAFELGIPTENIIANRLLFGTSGEYAGFDTTEPTSRSGGKAVAVQQIRQDRGYKTLVMIGDGATDLEAWQPGGADLFICYAGVQMREAVAAKADWTVFEFQELISELPQLNTSQ, from the exons ATGGCCAGTTCAATCAGTGCACGCACCAGCGCACGGCATACTCTGTCGGTTTCTCCATTATCTTCAGTTCGATCAGCACAGACTTCACAGTTAGCGATAAGAGCTGCAAACCCACTCTTCCCTTGTGCCAAACTCTCTCAAGCTCGTGCCGTGGTGGCAGCACCAATGAAGGTCTCCAAGCACCCTTCCTCTTCTTGTTTAGCCAACCGCCAGCCTTCAAAAG AGGTTCTTGAGACATGGCGCAGTGCCGATGCGGTGTGCTTCGATGTGGATAGCACTGTATGCTTGGATGAGGGTATTGATGAGCTTGCTGATTTCTGTGGGGCTGGGCAGGCAGTAGCTGAGTGGACGACAAA GGCAATGACAGGGACCGTTCCATTTGAAGAGGCTCTTGCTGCCCGGATTTCGTTAATCAAGCCATCTCTGTCCCAAGTTCAGGACTGTTTGGAGAAGAGGCCACCCAG GATTTCTCCTGGAATCGCTGATTTGATTAAAACGTTAATAGCTAATAATACTGAAGTGTTCCTTGTGTCAGGAGGTTTCAGACAAATGATTGAG CCTGTGGCATTTGAGCTTGGCATTCCTACTGAAAACATCATAGCGAACAGACTGCTATTTGGTACATCCGGAGAGTATGCTGGATTTGATACCACAGAACCCACTTCTCGAAGTGGGGGTAAAGCAGTAGCAGTGCAACAAATAAGACAG GATCGTGGTTACAAGACGCTGGTTATGATTGGAGATGGTGCAACTGATCTTGAG GCTTGGCAACCTGGTGGAGCAGACTTGTTCATCTGTTACGCCGGTGTCCAGATGAGAGAAGCAGTTGCAGCCAAAGCTGACTGGACCGTCTTTGAATTTCAAGAGCTAATTTCTGAATTGCCGCAGTTAAATACCTCACAGTGA
- the LOC123152050 gene encoding phosphoserine phosphatase, chloroplastic isoform X2, whose product MLSPAVRVHGMASSISARTSARHTLSVSPLSSVRSAQTSQLAIRAANPLFPCAKLSQARAVVAAPMKVSKHPSSSCLANRQPSKEVLETWRSADAVCFDVDSTVCLDEGIDELADFCGAGQAVAEWTTKAMTGTVPFEEALAARISLIKPSLSQVQDCLEKRPPRISPGIADLIKTLIANNTEVFLVSGGFRQMIEPVAFELGIPTENIIANRLLFGTSGEYAGFDTTEPTSRSGGKAVAVQQIRQDRGYKTLVMIGDGATDLEAWQPGGADLFICYAGVQMREAVAAKADWTVFEFQELISELPQLNTSQ is encoded by the exons ATGCTGTCGCCGGCCGTGC GTGTGCATGGTATGGCCAGTTCAATCAGTGCACGCACCAGCGCACGGCATACTCTGTCGGTTTCTCCATTATCTTCAGTTCGATCAGCACAGACTTCACAGTTAGCGATAAGAGCTGCAAACCCACTCTTCCCTTGTGCCAAACTCTCTCAAGCTCGTGCCGTGGTGGCAGCACCAATGAAGGTCTCCAAGCACCCTTCCTCTTCTTGTTTAGCCAACCGCCAGCCTTCAAAAG AGGTTCTTGAGACATGGCGCAGTGCCGATGCGGTGTGCTTCGATGTGGATAGCACTGTATGCTTGGATGAGGGTATTGATGAGCTTGCTGATTTCTGTGGGGCTGGGCAGGCAGTAGCTGAGTGGACGACAAA GGCAATGACAGGGACCGTTCCATTTGAAGAGGCTCTTGCTGCCCGGATTTCGTTAATCAAGCCATCTCTGTCCCAAGTTCAGGACTGTTTGGAGAAGAGGCCACCCAG GATTTCTCCTGGAATCGCTGATTTGATTAAAACGTTAATAGCTAATAATACTGAAGTGTTCCTTGTGTCAGGAGGTTTCAGACAAATGATTGAG CCTGTGGCATTTGAGCTTGGCATTCCTACTGAAAACATCATAGCGAACAGACTGCTATTTGGTACATCCGGAGAGTATGCTGGATTTGATACCACAGAACCCACTTCTCGAAGTGGGGGTAAAGCAGTAGCAGTGCAACAAATAAGACAG GATCGTGGTTACAAGACGCTGGTTATGATTGGAGATGGTGCAACTGATCTTGAG GCTTGGCAACCTGGTGGAGCAGACTTGTTCATCTGTTACGCCGGTGTCCAGATGAGAGAAGCAGTTGCAGCCAAAGCTGACTGGACCGTCTTTGAATTTCAAGAGCTAATTTCTGAATTGCCGCAGTTAAATACCTCACAGTGA